The Nostoc sp. 'Lobaria pulmonaria (5183) cyanobiont' genome window below encodes:
- a CDS encoding hexameric tyrosine-coordinated heme protein, with product MARLIIKLTQPDEEKRKQLRDVYGNDAMMLIAVGQTVATEFATIAAANNYWQK from the coding sequence TTGGCCCGTCTAATTATTAAACTTACTCAACCGGATGAAGAAAAACGGAAACAACTGCGAGATGTATATGGTAATGATGCCATGATGCTGATTGCAGTTGGACAGACAGTTGCCACAGAGTTTGCCACGATCGCAGCTGCTAATAACTACTGGCAAAAGTAA